Within Seriola aureovittata isolate HTS-2021-v1 ecotype China chromosome 12, ASM2101889v1, whole genome shotgun sequence, the genomic segment aacattttacatacataacatttgatcaacaaataaaatatgatgcattattacAGATTAGGAAGAAGTAGGCCTAGGTAAAACAAGCTCCACCTTGACCACGATCATAATGATCCcatgacataatataaaaagtaatataacTCTGAAGGGTGCTAATCTGCATTATGAATACTGTCACTCCTTTCATAACTTGCCAAATACATAAAAGTTCAACTGGTATCTCCAGTCCCTAAATTCATCCCATCCCaaagtttgttcttttttttctctatttagTATTTTATTGGTTCAGATCATTGTACAGTTTTGAACACGAACACTTTTTAATTTCCACTGCATGTTTATCCAGCACCATGGCTGAATTTGGTAAGAACTACCATATATAAGGACGATGCTGTGCatatacattaaaaaactaaaaaagaaaacaaaaacacatcattttaagTGAGCAGGATCACAAGCTTGTGAAAGCAAAGTCTACAAAAGGATGAAACAGACTGACTTCTAAAATCCCCTCTCTCTGTGAAGTCTCCCTGCTCTCTCACAGCAGACTGTTTATACATCCACTTTCCATTTGTCCTGCATGCCTTCCAGTTTAAGATTATTCTTGTAGAGGAACTTAGTCTAAAGGTCTGTTGATGACATGACATGGAACACTTTATATGtgcacataacacacacacacacacacacacacacacacacacacacacacacacacacacacacacacacacacacacacacatacacatgcaataGATTAatagatactgtagatactaGCTCAAAATATCTAATCATTATTATGCTCCTATGTCATTTGTTTCTGATAACATAAACTCTTTATGTGAAAATAGGCATGAGATATGATAAAATTAGGGACATACAATAGAATTCATACTTGACCTATTATTTGGATAAGcaggctgagagacagagatgagcaGGATGTTCCTTATTATCAGACTagtgaaaaacaacagactATGTTGACCAGGgtaacaataagaaaaagttCAGAACCAGAGGTTTTTGCTTACTAAGATGTAGAGTGACAACATGCATGTTTAACTGGGCAACTGGCTAAATATTATTGGACACTACATGTCATGGAATCATTGACAAGGCATCAGTCAGCAGTAATATTTACTgattaacattttcaaaacaaaaaccagaatGGGTAatggagatggatggatggactaaGTCCTCATGAATTTATCTTGAGCCTACACTGAGTTATAGTTTTGCAAACATTTTGTATAGCCAATATTTGGCCCTGAGCATCACCAACAGCAGTGTTACACATGCTCAGAGCCAGGGACGAGAAGACCATCAACATACTTTTTTTCCGGTGGTTTCCAGTGTCTGTGCAGGTTCAGGGTCACCCCTGAGAGGTAATGTGACATTATTaacaaaattaatcaaattaatcaaatcctctccacagaaacacaagaaacaatGGATGCAGAGCTTTAATACAACCCCAAAAAGAATGCTTAAGTTATATGAACACCTGAAACCTGGAGATTCTGGCTCCTATGTGTTTCGGGGAGAATATGGAGGGAAGAGCTTTCAGCCAGCTAGTCATGAGGCTCAGCTCTTCTAAAGATATGCTGTCATGGTCTGCCCTGAAAGGACTTTTTTATGTTTGGACTGTTTATTTcctatttattttgaaatacttacCTTGTGTAtccactgtttgtttatttcctgtctgtccagTTTCCTTGCTATTGTGATTGTTTGCCCTGCCCTaagaaaagtaagaaataaagcacacaatatttcactctgaaatgTAGGGGAATAGTGTAAAGTAACATAAAAGAATTTTACAAGAATTTGGACAAAATTCCTCAACATTGTATTTAATAGCCTTATGCAAATACTTAGTAATCCTCAGTGGTGGATGTATTCagttacttgagtaaaagtgtCAATACCACACAGAAAATACTCCAATactaaaagtcctgcattcacactcctacttcagtaaaagtaattTTCAGGAAAATGAAACTGTACTTAAAGTAGCCTATTAAAAGTATTCATTATGCTAAACAATTGTTTAATTCTATAAATATAGTTAAATGTTATACTATTTGGAACCAAAGCCTGTCATTGTATTTTGTTCTACTGAGGTAGTTGCTGTATAGGCCAGTGTAATATTGTGCTGAGATGTTAAACTTTTTGTTCTTACTGTTCAAACTTACATTGTCAGTTTGCTCCTAAATAATGCCAAAACAACCCTGTTATTGCGGCTCTGTCATTACCCGTTGCCATGATGGAGGGTCACTTGTTACTATGGTGACCAAGTTGATTAAGCAAACTAATATCACCTGTTGGGGTTAGGCAATAGGTTAGTAGGCTTGCCATCTCGAGCAACTATAGACAGGTATTTGGTGGGTCTGGCGCATGAACCCTGCTGTACAGGATCTGTTGGTAGGATTACCAGTCACGGGCTAGCTACATTAGCCAATCAGATGCGAGACTGGAGTACATTTAAAACAACTTCGTCGAAGCGAAAGTGATCTCTACACTGCAGTCAGTGAGGAGCAGAGTCCTCCCGGTGTCTTCTGTTGTCCTGGATGTGATGTGTTACTAGCGCACTGGTTACGCTTAAATGGCTTAAAACAATCCTGTCTATTTATAACTGGAGACTTTTGTCCTTCCTTGACGGTTGAAGACTGGCTGAATTTTGAGCTGCAAGTAAAACTAGAAATGCATCGTCTTGGCATTCTTGTGCTCATGCTATTCCACTTATCACAGGCTTTTCCTGTTCCACTAGGTAAGAAGCTTGTCTCTTTGCATTGCATTACTTTCCAGGGTTGATAGTAGAttagtttaagaaaaaaaaaaccaacacaaatcTGAAAAGTTTTACTCTGTTTTACTGGTTTAACGCATCTACGTTAATTTAGCCTTTACAAATGTTAAGAAGACTGGTGGCTGATGTTCATATTGTAggtgaaaaataacaaactaCTGTTTTGCTTTACCCTCGAGTCATTCAGTTTGGTAAGACTTTaggtttttattcttttacttttcatggAATCATAATAGATTATTCTACAACTGGACACAATCATATACACCTACAAAATGTCAACGTAATATCCCTAGATAAATCTTGTCTAAACTAAGTGTTGCGTTTTTGTCACTGTCAGAGAGGTTTTGGTTTAACTCCATGGTTATTTATGATAAATTTGAGTGGTGTTGCAGCATATTGACAGTTTTAAAGGAACAGAAAACCTCCCAATAAttaactttaataataataataataatagttattattattattattatttctgtttagaCAGTGTTGTATGTGAATACATTAGATGGCACAGGGGTGCCTGGCAAAGCTGGTACTTTGTATTTcactatatttatttgacaaatgCAATTACTTTCCTTTTAGTAATGCAACATCCACATTGCAAATGCATCAGAAtgagtgcttttacttttggttttacagtTGGTTTTTGTTTCCCCAAGTGCAATTTTTAAGATGGAACTACTTACTTACATGAccaatttaacatagtttcagacctactactacttttacttaaggaTTTGAGCATTTGAAGTTACATTTGAAGACTATTTTGCATCACCTGTTACGTTACTTGAAAAAAAGTCCTACAGGGACTCAAAGCCTACTGCAACATTTTGAGTCTGCCTTCTTTTTTCTCAGTGCATGTATTTTGGTTGTCTTCCATTAGATACCGTCTTAGTTCAGGTCCAGCAGTGGGTAGTGGTGGGTGCTCAGCGGATCGAGGAGCAGGTGCTTCTCAATGGAGTCTCTCTTACTGGCACAAGCCAGGAATTCAACAGCATTATCAAAACCATTTCAACTGATGGGCTTCCTCTGACTCTTATCAGTGTCAACCAGTCTTCAGTGCTAAGTAAGAAAGTAATCATACattacatataaatgaaatgatcagAGGCCATagtcatagtttttttttttttctttttgttaatagCCTTTATCTCACTCCATATAGGAAACCACACTATTCGTCGCTCTCGTGAATGCATACTGGAGGGGTCTAAGTTACACTGGGCAGACCGTGTTTTCTATGATGGAAAGCCCTATCTGACTCTGGACCACAATGACACATGGACAACCCAGGTACCACAAGCATTCGCCTTCAAAGTCTTGTGGGACCAGGAGGTGCAGTATGCAAGGACAGGCCGCCTTCAAGAGGAGTGCATCAAGCTAATGAGAGAATTGAAGCTTTCGGAGGAGCAGCCAggtatgttttcttttgtggcTTTTGAGTAATGATTAACTTATCATGCTTTAAGAGTTGTGGAGTCCAGTAAGAAGTACTTTGCCTGCAGATGCTATTTAGCTCCTAGTGcatatcctcttttttttttttttttttttttttaaatgatgatatGCCAACTGTTGATACTTCAGTTTTGTGCTGTGGCCACCAGCTGCCAATATTTACAGTCAAATTACCAGATCAGGAACATCTTTTTGaacatgacaaaaatatataatggtATATTGGATCCAAAATcatgatgaaaatatataaatgataagAATAATAGGGTATACACTAGGGctgaaattttatttattttcattgttgatttatgtgattattttctcaattaattgatcCATGATTTTAGTCTTAAACttaagaaaatatttcacaaaatacagaaaaatgtccatcCAGTTTCCCTAGAGTCCAAGGCAATGTCTtcagatgtcttttttttttttttattagcatttattttgaaacaaactgaaagacTAGCAATAAAagcagtgtgtctgtgacaTGATTAGGCGGGGGCAACTTCAGTGCAAGAGAGGACCCATCCATTCTacattgttcatttgttcactGTATTCTCACTACAGTGTTGGTGATAACAGACTTAATACACAAGGTTGGATAATCTGTCCTGGGTCCCCAGCTGAGGTTCTCTGGTAGTATTGACTCTGAAAAGGTTGAAAAGTAGGAAAAAATGCTTGAATGCTGCTGGTGGCTGTGGATTGTGGAGGCAGCTGATGGCATTGACTCTCAGTCATATGAggcaatgtgtgtttttaaaaaaaaaaaaagaaaaaaaaaaaagaaaggtgatACTAAGGAAAAACACCAGTCTGTCCCCGTGATTGCACTCCATCTCCACATACAGGCTGCACATGTTTTACAGTAACCAGTTTTGATGACAAGCAGCCAAGTTAcaaatttttaatgtttttcttagTTCCAAGGATTCCTTTGCCTCAGATTTTGATCCCAATCTTGGCGGTCCTGGCTTTTACCGGCCTAATCATAatcagcctcctcctctccaaaaacCAGGGTGagtaaacaagatttttttctcattttctcaatgaagtttt encodes:
- the LOC130179110 gene encoding uncharacterized protein LOC130179110, producing MHRLGILVLMLFHLSQAFPVPLDTVLVQVQQWVVVGAQRIEEQVLLNGVSLTGTSQEFNSIIKTISTDGLPLTLISVNQSSVLRNHTIRRSRECILEGSKLHWADRVFYDGKPYLTLDHNDTWTTQVPQAFAFKVLWDQEVQYARTGRLQEECIKLMRELKLSEEQPVPRIPLPQILIPILAVLAFTGLIIISLLLSKNQGLRHPGGVLGSIIHYPKEMTEVGSEIKGDGYSTL